A genomic region of Marinobacter sp. NP-4(2019) contains the following coding sequences:
- the fabB gene encoding beta-ketoacyl-ACP synthase I, whose amino-acid sequence MRRVVVTGMGIVSCLGNSTDAVLDSLKHGKSGIRFSETYKDLGFRSQICGSVDVDTSVIDRKLRRFMGQSAMYSYLAMQQAVESSGLTEDLISNDRTGLIAGSGGASSASQVEAVDLMREKGVKRIGPYMVPRIMTSTVSACLATAFRIRGVNYSMSSACATSAHCIGHAMEQIQSGKQDIVFAGGGEEEDWSLTMLFDAMGALSTKYNEAPATASRPFDSGRDGFVIAGGGGMLVMEELEHARKRGAPIIAELTGYGATSDGHDMVAPSGEGAMRCMKQALATVDSPVDYINAHGTSTPVGDVAELGAVRNVFGDDIPRISSTKSLSGHSLGASGVHEAIYSLLMLQNGFIAGTANLNNPDEKVSNMPLVGPSAVEAELRTVMSNSFGFGGTNASLIFQKV is encoded by the coding sequence ATGAGACGCGTCGTCGTCACGGGTATGGGTATTGTTTCGTGCCTGGGAAACTCGACCGATGCGGTGCTGGACAGCCTGAAACACGGCAAGTCGGGCATTCGCTTCAGTGAAACCTACAAGGACCTGGGGTTCCGCAGTCAGATTTGCGGTTCGGTGGATGTGGATACCAGTGTGATCGATCGCAAACTGCGTCGTTTCATGGGCCAGTCTGCGATGTACAGTTATCTCGCCATGCAACAGGCTGTGGAATCCTCTGGACTGACCGAGGACCTGATTTCCAATGACCGCACCGGGCTGATTGCCGGTTCCGGCGGAGCTTCCAGCGCCAGCCAGGTCGAGGCAGTGGATCTGATGCGGGAAAAAGGCGTCAAACGTATCGGGCCCTATATGGTGCCGCGGATCATGACCAGTACGGTCTCGGCCTGTCTGGCCACTGCCTTCAGGATCCGTGGGGTGAACTACTCCATGTCCTCGGCCTGCGCCACCAGCGCTCACTGTATTGGCCACGCCATGGAACAGATCCAGTCCGGCAAACAGGATATCGTTTTTGCCGGCGGCGGTGAGGAAGAAGACTGGAGCCTGACCATGCTGTTTGACGCCATGGGCGCTCTGTCCACCAAATACAATGAAGCTCCGGCAACGGCTTCCCGCCCCTTTGACAGTGGCCGCGATGGATTTGTCATTGCCGGCGGAGGCGGCATGCTGGTAATGGAAGAGCTGGAACATGCCCGTAAGCGCGGCGCCCCCATCATCGCTGAGCTGACCGGTTACGGCGCCACATCCGATGGCCATGATATGGTCGCCCCCTCCGGTGAAGGTGCCATGCGTTGCATGAAGCAGGCCCTGGCGACCGTTGACTCACCGGTGGATTACATCAACGCCCACGGCACCAGCACGCCGGTTGGTGACGTCGCTGAACTTGGCGCGGTTCGCAACGTGTTTGGTGATGACATACCACGGATCTCATCCACCAAGTCCCTGTCAGGCCATTCGCTGGGCGCGTCCGGCGTGCACGAAGCCATTTACTCCCTGCTAATGCTCCAGAACGGCTTCATTGCCGGTACGGCCAACCTGAACAATCCGGATGAGAAGGTCAGCAACATGCCGCTTGTCGGCCCCAGTGCAGTGGAGGCCGAGCTGCGCACCGTTATGTCCAACAGTTTTGGCTTTGGCGGCACCAATGCCTCTCTGATTTTCCAGAAAGTCTGA
- the alr gene encoding alanine racemase, whose translation MPRSTVARIDPEALRHNYRLACELAGTARAMAVIKADGYGHGIRQVARALASEAPRYGVACLEEAMAVREEGLAQPVMMLQGPHEPEDVALCAHQGFQPVMHSDYQLAWLREAESTPDFWLKVNTGMNRLGFPADDLAGRVEQLLSSPVTKSALKGFVTHFACADDRESSFTREQTRRFQAAVSPWPELEKSVGNSAAHFLPGQELFDWSRPGIMLYGASPVIGVTGPELGLRAAMTLEAPLIARRVLKAGDSVGYGSTWVAEKETPMGIVAVGYGDGYPRHAGTGTPAAVNGKRIRLIGRVSMDMLAVDLSEAPEAQAGDRVELWGSQVGVDEVARHADTIAYELLTGVTARVPRLYL comes from the coding sequence ATGCCGCGAAGTACCGTTGCCCGCATTGACCCGGAGGCATTGCGCCACAACTACCGGTTGGCCTGTGAGCTCGCAGGTACCGCCCGGGCCATGGCGGTGATCAAGGCCGATGGTTACGGTCACGGTATCCGGCAGGTTGCCAGGGCCTTGGCTAGTGAGGCGCCCCGATATGGCGTTGCCTGCCTTGAAGAAGCGATGGCTGTACGGGAGGAAGGGCTTGCTCAGCCGGTGATGATGCTTCAGGGGCCTCATGAGCCGGAGGACGTGGCCCTCTGCGCCCATCAGGGCTTTCAGCCGGTCATGCACAGTGATTACCAGTTGGCATGGCTGAGGGAGGCTGAGTCCACCCCGGATTTCTGGCTGAAAGTGAACACCGGCATGAATCGACTGGGGTTCCCGGCGGATGACCTCGCGGGACGGGTGGAGCAATTACTGTCATCACCTGTCACGAAGTCCGCGTTGAAGGGGTTTGTCACCCACTTCGCGTGTGCCGATGATCGTGAGAGCAGCTTCACGCGGGAACAAACCCGGCGTTTTCAGGCTGCGGTTTCGCCGTGGCCGGAACTCGAGAAAAGTGTTGGCAATTCTGCCGCGCATTTTTTGCCGGGACAGGAGCTGTTTGACTGGAGTCGCCCAGGGATCATGCTCTACGGTGCCTCGCCGGTGATTGGTGTAACTGGCCCGGAACTGGGGTTGAGGGCGGCGATGACGCTGGAAGCTCCGTTGATTGCCCGGCGTGTGCTCAAGGCGGGTGACAGTGTTGGCTATGGGTCCACCTGGGTCGCGGAAAAAGAGACCCCGATGGGGATAGTGGCGGTGGGTTATGGTGACGGTTACCCCCGCCATGCCGGCACAGGCACGCCGGCTGCGGTAAATGGTAAACGTATCCGCCTGATTGGCCGGGTGTCCATGGATATGCTGGCGGTGGATCTGTCGGAGGCGCCAGAGGCGCAGGCCGGAGATCGGGTAGAGCTATGGGGCAGTCAGGTCGGCGTGGATGAGGTTGCCAGGCATGCCGATACCATTGCCTATGAACTGCTGACAGGGGTTACAGCCCGGGTGCCCAGGCTGTACCTTTAG
- a CDS encoding SDR family oxidoreductase, which produces MHVVVVHDYGPLGRILLEWLRDTPLQISPLLVSDPDKADLSALEEWIPADTDLIVNALWLTDPEAAERDPEGIRKAAFSLPIALAEFARDRDMALLQLSSCYVFDGRKQSAYIASNPGHPCNELGNWQWECEQALRTLLPRHIILRTGWSLGRFIRKVQQGTGQGDTLRLPGKCRGQPVTVRDLARVMKAVILQLDCGAEVWGTYQYAGAEEISLYELGLAIAGLPGIPTGIRVVDDMPEWATLEPANATLICTKIRNTFGIKQLPWRSGLSDELEALSSVGDKRPTDTPAH; this is translated from the coding sequence GTGCATGTTGTTGTAGTTCATGATTACGGCCCGTTGGGCAGGATTTTGCTGGAGTGGTTGCGGGATACACCGCTCCAGATCAGTCCGCTGCTGGTGAGCGATCCTGACAAGGCGGATTTGTCCGCCCTGGAAGAATGGATACCGGCGGATACGGACCTGATCGTCAATGCCCTGTGGCTGACGGATCCTGAAGCAGCGGAACGTGACCCCGAAGGTATCCGCAAGGCGGCCTTTTCCCTGCCAATAGCGTTGGCGGAATTCGCCCGGGACCGCGATATGGCCCTGTTACAGCTATCCTCCTGTTACGTTTTTGATGGCCGCAAGCAGAGCGCCTATATTGCCTCCAATCCAGGCCATCCCTGCAATGAGCTGGGCAACTGGCAATGGGAGTGCGAGCAGGCCCTGAGAACGCTGTTGCCCCGCCATATTATCCTGCGTACCGGCTGGAGCCTCGGACGTTTCATTCGCAAGGTGCAACAGGGAACCGGTCAGGGAGATACCTTACGGTTGCCCGGCAAGTGCCGGGGGCAACCAGTGACGGTTCGGGATCTGGCCAGGGTGATGAAAGCGGTCATCCTGCAGCTGGATTGCGGTGCAGAAGTGTGGGGCACCTATCAATACGCCGGTGCCGAAGAAATTTCCCTCTACGAACTCGGGCTGGCGATTGCCGGTTTACCGGGCATCCCCACGGGGATTCGGGTGGTGGACGATATGCCGGAATGGGCCACGCTGGAGCCAGCCAACGCTACCCTGATCTGCACTAAAATCCGCAATACGTTTGGTATCAAACAGCTTCCCTGGCGTTCCGGGCTGTCCGACGAGCTGGAAGCTCTGTCATCCGTTGGAGACAAGCGGCCCACAGACACACCAGCCCACTGA
- the fnr gene encoding fumarate/nitrate reduction transcriptional regulator Fnr: MAREIKLKLAPALKASCHTCSLSNLCLPLAVEENQLDRLEDIVEQGHIYNRGEHIFDQDTPFRSCLAVRSGAIKTSIITENGSEQVTGFFLPGELVGLDSLGGERYACTAKALERTSVCKFPTEKLEELTRAMPELQHHMYQLMSREIQGSHQLAMLLSKNSAEERIAALLLSLSSRFQRRRMSGTKFSLPMARSDIANFLGLAVETVSRVFTRFQNQGIIRTQGREVELLDTEALRGAIPEFNRQSSRVRP, encoded by the coding sequence ATGGCCCGAGAAATCAAGCTCAAACTCGCTCCTGCACTCAAGGCCTCCTGCCACACGTGCAGCCTCAGCAATCTTTGCCTTCCCCTTGCCGTTGAGGAAAACCAGTTGGACCGGCTGGAGGACATTGTGGAGCAAGGGCACATCTACAATCGCGGTGAGCACATATTCGATCAGGACACACCGTTCCGTTCGTGTCTGGCGGTCCGTAGCGGCGCCATAAAAACCTCCATCATTACCGAAAATGGCAGCGAACAGGTCACCGGCTTCTTCTTGCCCGGTGAACTGGTTGGCCTGGACAGCCTGGGCGGAGAACGCTATGCCTGCACCGCCAAGGCGCTGGAGCGCACCAGTGTGTGCAAGTTTCCGACCGAAAAGCTGGAGGAGCTGACCCGTGCTATGCCTGAACTTCAGCACCATATGTACCAGTTGATGAGCCGGGAGATCCAAGGCAGCCATCAACTGGCCATGCTGCTGAGCAAGAACAGTGCAGAGGAACGCATTGCTGCCCTGCTTTTGTCACTGTCGAGCCGGTTCCAGCGCAGACGCATGTCCGGGACGAAATTCAGCCTGCCAATGGCTCGCAGTGATATTGCCAATTTTCTGGGCCTGGCGGTTGAAACCGTCAGCCGGGTTTTCACCCGCTTCCAGAATCAGGGAATTATCAGAACTCAGGGCCGTGAAGTTGAGCTTTTGGATACGGAAGCCCTGCGTGGCGCCATCCCGGAATTCAACCGTCAAAGTTCCCGGGTCCGCCCGTAA